Within the Emticicia oligotrophica DSM 17448 genome, the region TTTAATGCTACCATCAGGTAAAATCTTAAACCAATCTGGATGTTCTTTAACCCACGGGTGGTCAGGCGAACACTGAATGGCTAAATCCATCGCAATTTCTATATCGAATTTCAAACACGCTTGTACTAAATGCTTAAAGTCGTCTAAAGTACCAAGTTCTGAGTGAATAGCCGTATGACCACCTTCTTCCGAACCAATGCCATAAGGCACGCCCGAATCTCCTTCTTCAGCGTTGACGGTGTTATTTTTTCCTTTACGATTAGTTTTTCCGATTGGATGAATAGGAGGGATGTAGAGGACATCGAAACCCATTTCGGCAATTCTTGGTAGTAGTGCCTCAACATCTTTAAATGTTCCGTGTTTACCAACTTCACGAGCTGCCGAACGAGGGAAAAGTGAATACCAAGCTGAGAAACCAGCTTTTTCACGGTCAACATAAAGTTTAAGCTCTTGGTATCTATATGCAGATTGGCGTTCTGGGTATTTTGTAAGCCACTCGTGCATTTGGTCGCTCATTGCAATTTGAATAGCTTCGTTATATCTACTCTCATTGGCCATTATTTTAGCTGCTTCTTGAATTGCTTTTTTATCATCACCTTTGGCCAATTTCGCCATTCCTTTCAAAAAAAGCTCACCTTGCATAAGCTCCACTTTCAGATGTTGTCCATCACGTACTTTTAGGTCAACTTCATGTTGCCAGCTAGCAATGTGGTCGACCCATGCTTCAACAGTGTAAGCATAAAAACCTTGCTTACTTGCAACAAAGCGTCCAACCCAACGGTCATTACCCATGCTATGCATGACCACTTCACTCCATTCTTTTTCAGACTCATGCTTATACATCAATCTTGCTGCTAAGTGGTCATGTCCATCAATAATAATATCTGCCTCAACCGTAATAAGTTCATTGATAATTGCTTTTACTGCAAAGCGGCCGCCATCAATTTCAGGAGTAACTCGTTCAACGATAGCCCTGCTTTGTCCTAATGCAGGGAAGGGAATGTGGTTCTTCATAAATCAAAGTAGATATTCAAGTTAAGATGCTTTTTTTAGCCATTAAATTAATAAAGACCCACAAAGTCTTAATTTGAAGTAAACAGTTCATCAAATAGGTTAAAGAATTATTCTTCAAATTTCATTTTTTTTCTGCTAAGAAACAAGTCTAGCACGGAGTTTGCACTCAATTATTCAAATACAAATTTAAAAATACATGAAAAAAGTTCTGTTATCTCTAATTCTCACACTCGTTAATTTAGGGTTTTCATTGGCAAGTTTTGGTAATCAAGGCCACGAAGTTCTATTTGTAGATAATTCTGGTAAGATTCTAATGGTTAATTCTACTAATGAAGAAACAAGCTATGCTGAAGCTTCAAAAATTAGTAGTTTGACTCCGGCAATCGAAATAGAAGAATTTAGTCATGATTTGACAAAAATTACGAAAGAAATTGGAGTTGACAAACCAAAAATTGTTGATGACAACTTTATTTATGTTAAAGAAAAAAGAGATTTAATTGGTTATGCTCTACAATTAGCTTCTTTTTCAGACCTAAGTTTGGCAAAAGAATATGCTTTGAAAATTGTAAAAAAAGGAGATGCCGAAAAAAGACAATTATTTATTTATACAGTGAATAATCCTGAAAAAACTTATTACAAAGTTTATTTTGGTTTGCTGAAAACCAATGAATCAGCTCGAGAAAAACAACGTAATTTCCTTGCTTTAGGTTATTCTCCATTTGTAAAAGAGTTTAGATAAGCGTTTTATAACTACTTTTCCTTGGCATACTTTTTGGAATATGTAAATTACTTTACAGTTTATTTGAAAAAAGTAAATGCTAAAGAAACAAAAGAAGAATTGAGACTAAAAGTCATTTTAAGGATTCAAAAAATTTGTCAGGATAGATTATTTTCATTCATTCGATGGTTTTAATACCATTCAAGAACAACCAAACTCTCCTTTATTTAGGAGAGTTTTTTTAGTTTTATGCAATCTTTCAATGAAGTTTTTCGTCTTACAATTAAAATATTTACTTATTGTAATCATTTTATTATGAGGGTTTTCTTAACACTTACTATACTAATCTTCATTGAGTTGTCAACTATTGCACAAGATTCAATGCCTGCGATACCAGTAGTATGTTATTTTAACCCTGAGAATAGTTTTACACAAGTATTGCCTGATAATGCTACTTTTGCCAAAAGTAGATTAGCAGCTACCTCTAATATTGAAGTCACCTACATTGATTTTCCTGAACAAGCAAAAGTCCCTTTTGAATATGCCATCTCTCTGTGGGAGAAATACTTAGTTTCTTCACAAACAATCAGAATCAAGGCTACTTGGTCTAAAAGTTTAGCTAATAATGTGCTTGCTGAAACTTATGCTGCTCGTGTTTATAAGCTCAGTTCTTCTACCCCTAACTTACCTTATGCAAATGTTTGGTATCCCACGCCATTAGCTGAGGCACTTTCTGGGAAAGATTTAAACGCAGGAGATTACGATATGTTCATATCATTGAATGCGAATATCAATTGGTCATATCTTACTAATGCTCAGGTTGTTGCTGGAAAATTTGATATGGTCACAGTGCTTTTGCACGAAATTTCTCATGGTTTGGGTTTCTCTTCTTCAATGACCGTAATTAATAATGATACGCAAGGGCAATATGGGCAATTAGGAAGTGCTTATATTTTTGATGTCTATATGAAAGATTCAAAAAAAGTAAATCTAACTAATACTGGGATTTATGGGAATCCCTCAACTGATTTAAAAACTGCTTTAACTAGTAATGTTCTTTACTTTGGTGTGAAGAATTCTGCGTTGGCCAATAGTTTACCGAGGCTTTATGCACCTGCCACTTTCAAAAGCGGTTCAAGTTTTTCGCACTTTGACGAAGGTACTTATCCAGTAGGTTCGGCAAATTCATTAATGACCCCCAATGTACGTGCTGCCGAAGTGAATCATACTCCTGGTGATTTGTTACTTAATTGTTTATACACGATTGGATGGCAGGTAAATGGTTTGACTGGTTTAGTGACGGGAACTGAGTCGCTTCCTGAAAATATTTTTGAGATTTTAGTATTCCCTAATCCAGTAGAGAATTTATTGAATGTAGCTATTCCTAATCAAGCTCAAGCTCGGACGATTAAGATTGATTTATTTAATCAAAATGGGAGAATCCTACAAGAAATAGAAAAACAAAATGTCAATGTTGAAACTTTTCAAATTGATTTAAGTAATTACGAGGCAGGCCTCTATTTTCTACAAGTTTTAGATGGCGAGAAAAAAACGGTTAGAAAAATCATTAAATGATTTGAAGCTAATAGTTAAATTTCTCTTTGAGATTATTAATCGGTTTTTCGATAACATACCAAGAAACTGTTGCTACCGCAATTGTAATTAAATACAAGAAAATAATTTTCAAGGTCATATTTTGCTCAATCAATGGCAGTTTATTTAATAATTTAACTACAGGGTTGGCTGGTGAATTGTGGTAATGATTATAAATAAACTTATGGTAGATATAAATCCCGTAACTGATTCGGCCTATATATACAAATGCTCGATTTTCAAGGATTTTCTTGGTTGTTCCTTCAAAACCATATACTGCATTTCCGACAAAAAACAATGAAAATAGCGATTCAAAAAGTCTCAAAAAAACTACCGTAATGATATTATGACCCTCAGGAAATTGCTTGCCCCAAATTACAATTCCAATGTATAATAGCAAGCTTATCATTAACCAAATTTTATTGGTAATAATTTGCTTCAGTTTTTCACTTTTATGGAAATAGAAATATGCAAGCAAACCGCCCATTCCAAAAGCATCCAAACAAGTTGGCGTAAGTACGTAGGGAGTCATCCAAGCAGTTCCATTCAAATAGAAAAACAAACGAAGCCCAACTGACAAGAATATAAAGCCCCAGAGAACTTTAGGTAGTATTTTTGAAGAAATAAAAAAGACTATAAAAGGGAAAAACAAGTAAAATTGTTCTTCAACAGCTAATGACCAAAGATGGTCGCTTGAACCTAACCAAGTTTGTTTAATCGCAATATAAATATTGGTAGAATAGGTTAGATACCACCATATTTTTTCTCTTACTGGTTCAATATTTAATAAAAAAAGCACCAAAATTGTGAGATAGTAAATAGGAAAGATGCGAATGGTTCTACGAATAAAGAACTTTTTGATTGATTTATTATGCTTGCCACCAGTTTCCTCATCTTTTTGTTTTGATTGCAATAAAATTCTTGTAATCAGAAATCCACTCAATACAAAAAACATACAAACTCCTAAATAACTTATGGGAAATTGAAGCATATCGCCCGACCAATGGTCAACCAAAACCATTGTTACTGCCAAAAATCTCAGTCCATCTAATTGCTTTAAATAGGATGTATTCGAAGTGCTTTGTGTCATTATAATTCAATAAAGAGTAAAATTATGAGGTAATTACCTCATTTTTTGATAAATCAATCACCAATTTTGTTTAGGATGAACTTTGTTAATTGATTGAATATCAATATTTTGATTTGTCCAATAAATACTGTTTAAACCTTTCTCTGACTTAATCAGCCCAATGTGGTATTTACCAGATTCAATGTAAGATTTTTCAATTACAGCCGTAAAGTTATCAATTTTGAGCTGATTATTAAGTAAAAACGTTTGTTCGAGGTAGGCTTTTTTTCCAAATGCTTTCAAATAACTTGGATAAATATAAATCCTTTCTTTAGATTTTATTATCACATAAAAGCCTGATTCTGGCTTACTTAAATCAATTGGTAACCCATTTTGAGGAATTACTAATTCAAAGGCATTGTTTTTTTCTTCGATGGTGTATTTAATACTATTTGTAGTATCTTTTTCTACCCCTAAATTGTCAATTAGTTTATCATAAAAGGCTTTAGTGGGTTCTTGTAAAATACGCATTATACCAGCTTTGGGGTATGATTTATCGCTATATTGTTGTTTAAATTGGTCGGTTAGTCTTTCTTGGTATAAATATTTTATAGAAGAATAATTGGCGATAAAACTATAAAAATTAAATACAATAGCCCCAAAAATTGCCACCTGAATAAATTTCGATTTGATTTTTTCTCCAATGTTATTGATTGCTACCAAGTAGAAAATTATCAGAGTGATAGTTGAATAAATTTTGTACTTACTTGTAGCTAATGTTTCTATTCCGTATGATGAACGGGCAACAACTATACCTACTGATGTTATCCCTACAAACGCTAAACAAGCCAATAGGAATAAATCATTGTTTCGGATATTCAAATCGTATTTTTTGAAGACAACTTGATAGGCAAATAAAATCATAAATAGAATGAAAAATAACCCTACTGCCATTGATAGGTCTAGCTGAATATTCCTGGAAAAGAATGAGGCATCGATGGAACTTCCGAGTGTAACGAAAAGTCCTTTTCCCAATAGCTTGAAATTTGTTAAATCTGTTTTTAGTACATTATCAGGACTTTTCTCAAAACCATAAAAAAAGCTGATTAGAATAATTATGGATGCTATTATCCAAATAAATAAATGCTTTTTTCTTTGCTGAATAAGTAAAACTAAGGCTCCAACTATTGGAATAATAATGCCATTACTGCTGGTGAATACACCAATAAAACACATCAAAATTGACCATTGGAAATATTTTTTATGCTTGTTTTCAACTGAAAATGTGAGTAAATAGAAAACTAAAATTGTGATGAAAATTACACCAAAGTTCTGAATGGAAGCCATTCCCCAAAAGATATTTTCATAAAGGCTAAAATTCAAAAGAATGAATACAACTGGAATAAAACTTTGTATTGATTGATTGTATTTTTTTGATAAATCATAAAAAAGTACAAGAATGCCAAGTAATGATAGGATTCCACCAAGCATCAAAACCTTGAGGTTTAAAGTCCCAAATAAGAAATAAGTAAACCAAGCTGTGATGCGTGTAAGTAAGATTCGATGCTCGTTGTGTTGTGAAAAAAGCAATTTGAATTTTTCAGACAAAACATCTGTTTCGAGCATTTTGGCAAGCGTATTCCTAATGGCAAAATCATCCCAATGTGGAATATTTACCGCATATTTTTGGAAAACTATACCCAGTAATATTACGGGTATAAAAATGAGAATTGCTGAAAGAGTATTTTTTATAGTAAACTTAAACACTTTATAGAATTATTCGTGGTTTTGTTGATTGAAGAAGATTGTAAAAACTATAATTTTAAAATCGTAAATTCTACTCTGCGATTCTTTTTTCGTGTTTCTTCGGTTGAATTGCTGGCGATTGGTTTCGACTGTCCCCAACCCTTAGTTTGAATTCTTGCTGGGTCTATATGTCCATTCTCAACCAAATATTTTTTTACCTCGTTAGCTCTATTTTGTGATAATTTTACATTGAGCATAATATCATCTCCACTTCCGTCTGTATGTCCTTCAATAATTACCTGCATAGATTGGTATTCTTTCATTAACTCAATTATTCTATTTAGTTCTGAGTAAGATTCGGGTAAAATATCATATTTGCTTTGCTCAAAGAATAAATTATTTAATATCATTGTTTGCCCTTCTTTTACAGGAATTAGGTTAATATTTTTCTTTATTTCCCTGAAACGACGTTCTTTTGTTAAGTCAAGGCTTTCACTGATGCTTACAAAGCCTTTTTTTGAGGCATTTAAACTATAAGATTTCTTCAATGGCACGACCATTTTATATTCACCAGTATCAGGATTAAATTCGGCTACAATTGTTTCTTTGTTTAAGCTATCATTTAATACCTCCATCATTACATTGGCAGCGATTGGTCTTTTGTCGAATGCATTAACCACCGTGCCTGAAATAATGGCTACAGGTTCTGGCTTAATAGAAGGGAAAAGGCGAATTCTAAATATATCTTCAGCACCAATTGAACGTTCCTCTGAACTTAAATACGCAAATTCACCAGAAGCTGGAATGGTGAAGTAGCCGTCCCATTTAGGTGTATTTATAAGATTTCCAATATTTTCTGGTTCGCTCCATTTGGTCCAAGTGCTATCGAGTCTTCTGCTAAGAAATATATCACTATCGCCATAACCCGGAAATCCAGCCGTTGAAAAATATATCGTTCTTCCATCTGCTGCAATGAATGGCGTACTTTCATTTTCAGCCGTATTTATTGTAGCACCAAGATTAACTGGCTTTGACCAAATTCCATCGTTATTTAGAAATGAGACGTACAAATCTTTATCACCCTTGCTATCTTTTCTTTGACAAGCCATTATCAAAACCTTCCCATTTGGGGCAATTGTAAACTCTGTATAACTATTCAAATTATAGTAATCATTAATGCGTTCTTCTTTAGGAAAATCCCAGCCTAATTTATTTCTTTTAGATTTTGATAAACCCGGTCGGTAAGTGCCATCGGGCATATAAACATTGACTAAGTAAATAGTTTTACCATCGGCCGAAATGGTAGAAACCGCATTATGTTCGTCGGTATTAATTGGGCTGCCAATATTTTCCGCTTCTCCCCATGTTCCATCAGGTAAGATCTTAGATACCCACACATCTTGTCTTTTAGTTTTTCCGATGTTCATGTCATGTCCTTCTCTCGTAAAGAAAAGGGTTTTACCATCAGGAGTAATGATTGGGGCAACTTCTCTTTTTTGAGTATTTATTGTTCTTCCCAAGTTTTCTTTGGTAACGTCTTTGGGAATATCTTTAGCGTGATTTATTTTTGCCTCAAAAGGAAGTTCAATTTCTGATATGCCAATGGCATCTATTTGGTTATACCCTGATACCTTAGCTGGTGCTAAAATGAGTTTGATTGCAAAAACTTTAAACTCAGTTTGAGGAATGATGATGTTCCACATTCTTCCCTTTCCAACAAGACCATCTTCTTTATTTTCGTGAAGAATATATTCTTTGTCAAGCGAATCATAGGCTAAAACTCTTATTACAGAGCCTGCATTAAAGTTTTCACCAATACAAATTTGTTTTATTTTTGTGGGGGTTTCAAAACCTACTTTAATAAATTCTTCAGCGTAAGTATCTGCTCCAGCAGGCGACCACGCACAGGCACTTTCGCCAGTTTGGGGTAGTTTATTGGGCGAACCAATTACTTGAATGGCTCTGTATTTTGGCCCTGGACTATTGGCATCAACTCTTTCGGATGAAAAAGCTAATACCTTACTTGCCCACTGAACTTTTGGTTGGGCTTGTACGCATTGTCCAATAAGTAAAAATATTACTAACCCAAATTTATAAAAAGTGGTAATAACAGCTTGTATTGAATATGTGCTTTGAAAAGTAAAAATCATTTTTATTGATATTCACTAGGTGATATTATTATGGGGCTAAAATTATTCGTCAACAACGAAAGTAGTCAATTTTATGGCAGCATCAAAGATTCTAACGTTTACAAGTATGGATTTATGTTTAAGTTCTATAAAAAATAATAATTTGGATTCTTAATTTATTCATTTACAGATGATTATGAACATTGATTGTGACTTTTATCAAATGAAATTTTAATTTAACTTTTTGTTAACAAAATAATCTTCTAAAATTTCAACAAAAACTTTCATTCTAACGTTTTGTTTACGAATTTAGCGGAATAATTCGGGTTACGACCGCATAGCCGGTCCGATTAATTAAATTTTAAAAAGCTCATAGTCCAATGAAAAAATCATTCCTAACCGTTGCGGTTGTACTAGGTATTGCATCAGTATCAAAAGCACAGACAAAAATTCCACCAGATGTAGAAAAGTTATTACAAAAAAATACTTGTTTGGCTTGTCATAAAGTTGATACTCGTTTGGTTGGCCCTGCTTATGTTGAGGTAATGAAAAAGAAAAAATATAAGCCTGAACAAATTGTAGAATTAATTTACAAACCAAAACCATCTAACTGGGAAGGTTATCCTCCGATGGCGGCATTACCAAATGTTCCAAAAGATGAAGCAATGAAAATCGCTAAATGGATTTCTTCATTGAAGTAATTGTGGTCTAAGATTATAATAAAAGCCTCTGCTGATTCATCAACAGAGGCTTTTATCATTTAAGTATTTATACTACTATTCTTCTTCGTTTTCTTTTTCAATAGACTTATTATCTTCATCTACAATTACAAAAACGGTTTCACCGCTTTTTTTCATGAGGTATTGCTCACGGGCAAACTTCTCCATCGAACTTTGATTTCCCATTACTTCATGCTCTTCTTTTTTTACTTTTTTTAATTCTTCTACATAATATTCTTGTTGCTCTTCCAGCTCCGAGAGTTTCTGCCAAAGTCTGAATTGAGCAATTAAATTGCTACCATCAAAAAAAGCTATCCATAAAAGTAAACCAACTAAGGTGACTACATAAAAGCGGTATTTATGTATAAATCTTGGGATATAAATTCTCATATTTTATAATTTTAAGCACGATTGGATGTCAAAAGTAGCAAAAACAAAAAAGTCTGCCAATAGTTTGACAGACTTTTGTTTGGTCAAGAAGTTGTTAGATAACAACCTATTAACGATGATTTATGTGCTAAATCAGAATTTTAATCCTGGAAATACAGCTGCCGAACCTAATTCTTCTTCAATACGAAGTAATTGGTTATATTTAGCCATACGGTCAGAGCGTGAAGCCGAACCAGTTTTGATTTGACCAGTATTTAAAGCTACTGCCAAGTCAGCGATTGTTGCGTCTTCAGTTTCACCCGAACGGTGAGACATGATGCTCTTATATTTGTTTTTGTGAGCTAAGTTTACAGCATTGATTGTTTCAGTTAATGAACCAATTTGGTTTACTTTAACTAGGATTGCATTGGCAATACCTTTGTCAATACCTTCTTGTAAACGTTTTACGTTAGTTACGAATAAATCGTCACCTACTAATTGGCATTTTCCACCAATTAATTTAGTTTGCTCAGCCCAACCAGCCCAATCGTCTTCGGCCATACCGTCTTCTATAGAAATGATTGGATATTTGCTCACCCATGACTCCCAGTATGCAGCCATTTCAAGTGAATTTAATTGCTTACCATCGGATTTCTTGAAAGTATAAAGACCCGTTTCTGCATTGTAGAATTCAGAAGCAGCAGCATCCATCGCGATGAATACATCTTCGCCTGGTTTGAAACCTGCTTTCTCAATTGATTGCAATACGATTTCGATAGCTTCTTCGTTTGATTTGATGTTTGGTGCAAAACCACCTTCATCACCAACGTTTGTTGAATAACCTTTTGATTTTAATACTTTCTTTAAGTTATGGAAAATATCAGTGCCCATTTGTAAAGCATGTGAGAATGACTCAGCTTTAGCAGGCATAACCATAAACTCTTGGAAATCAATTGAATTATCAGCGTGAGAACCACCATTTAAGATGTTCATCATTGGTACTGGTAATGTATTTGCATTTACACCACCTAAATAGCGGAATAATGATAAGCCAGCTTCGTAAGCAGCTGCTTTTGCTACTGCCAATGAAACACCTAAGATAGCATTTGCTCCTAAGTTACCTTTATTTGGAGTGCCATCAAGGTCAATCATGATTTGGTCAATTAAGTTTTGCTCAAAAACGTTTGCTCCTAAGATTTCAGAAGCGATGCTTTCGTTTACATTCTTAACTGCTTTCAAAACACCTTTGCCTTGATAGATTTTTGAATCATCATCACGTAATTCAACGGCTTCGTGTACGCCTGTTGATGCACCCGAAGGAACAGCAGCACGTCCTAAATATCCGTTATCTGTTAAAACATCTACCTCAACAGTAGGGTTACCTCTTGAATCGAGAATTTGTCTTGCGTGTACTCTAACAATTTGGCTCATTGTAAGTATTAGGTATTTTGATTATAAAAAATATTGGAATCGTACAAGAAAACGATATTTTCTTTGGTGATTGGGGGTAAAATTAGCTAAATTTTCAGAACTGGGCAAATCAAAGTATGAATTGTATATGAATTTGCTGGTTGACCAATATTTAATCAGTGTAAACAACATTATACAATATTCATGGTTTGTTCTTTGATTTTCTCTAGTTCGTCTTTCATCTGCACAACTAA harbors:
- a CDS encoding alpha-1,4-glucan--maltose-1-phosphate maltosyltransferase is translated as MKNHIPFPALGQSRAIVERVTPEIDGGRFAVKAIINELITVEADIIIDGHDHLAARLMYKHESEKEWSEVVMHSMGNDRWVGRFVASKQGFYAYTVEAWVDHIASWQHEVDLKVRDGQHLKVELMQGELFLKGMAKLAKGDDKKAIQEAAKIMANESRYNEAIQIAMSDQMHEWLTKYPERQSAYRYQELKLYVDREKAGFSAWYSLFPRSAAREVGKHGTFKDVEALLPRIAEMGFDVLYIPPIHPIGKTNRKGKNNTVNAEEGDSGVPYGIGSEEGGHTAIHSELGTLDDFKHLVQACLKFDIEIAMDLAIQCSPDHPWVKEHPDWFKILPDGSIKYAENPPKKYQDIYPVNFETEDWQNLWQELKSVIMTWAEWGVRIIRVDNPHTKSFCFWEWVIAEVKKDYPDMIFLAEAFTKPKVMQQLAKLGYTQSYTYYVWRTSKAEIIEYMTELTKGEMRHYFRPNFWPNTHDINPYMLQGGHEPLFLIRYFMAATLVGNYGIFGPSYEYLYHAPYPNKEEYAFSEKYEIKWWNWEHRNKLTYIISQVNRIRKENTAFRNTNNLDFCSIDNEQILAYLKTASDGNRILCVTSLDGYNRQGGLVKIPLWKIGKNEWESYRVHDLLTGATYIWKGDTNYVELDPQILPFHLFRIEDI
- a CDS encoding SPOR domain-containing protein produces the protein MKKVLLSLILTLVNLGFSLASFGNQGHEVLFVDNSGKILMVNSTNEETSYAEASKISSLTPAIEIEEFSHDLTKITKEIGVDKPKIVDDNFIYVKEKRDLIGYALQLASFSDLSLAKEYALKIVKKGDAEKRQLFIYTVNNPEKTYYKVYFGLLKTNESAREKQRNFLALGYSPFVKEFR
- a CDS encoding T9SS type A sorting domain-containing protein, which encodes MRVFLTLTILIFIELSTIAQDSMPAIPVVCYFNPENSFTQVLPDNATFAKSRLAATSNIEVTYIDFPEQAKVPFEYAISLWEKYLVSSQTIRIKATWSKSLANNVLAETYAARVYKLSSSTPNLPYANVWYPTPLAEALSGKDLNAGDYDMFISLNANINWSYLTNAQVVAGKFDMVTVLLHEISHGLGFSSSMTVINNDTQGQYGQLGSAYIFDVYMKDSKKVNLTNTGIYGNPSTDLKTALTSNVLYFGVKNSALANSLPRLYAPATFKSGSSFSHFDEGTYPVGSANSLMTPNVRAAEVNHTPGDLLLNCLYTIGWQVNGLTGLVTGTESLPENIFEILVFPNPVENLLNVAIPNQAQARTIKIDLFNQNGRILQEIEKQNVNVETFQIDLSNYEAGLYFLQVLDGEKKTVRKIIK
- a CDS encoding acyltransferase family protein, whose amino-acid sequence is MTQSTSNTSYLKQLDGLRFLAVTMVLVDHWSGDMLQFPISYLGVCMFFVLSGFLITRILLQSKQKDEETGGKHNKSIKKFFIRRTIRIFPIYYLTILVLFLLNIEPVREKIWWYLTYSTNIYIAIKQTWLGSSDHLWSLAVEEQFYLFFPFIVFFISSKILPKVLWGFIFLSVGLRLFFYLNGTAWMTPYVLTPTCLDAFGMGGLLAYFYFHKSEKLKQIITNKIWLMISLLLYIGIVIWGKQFPEGHNIITVVFLRLFESLFSLFFVGNAVYGFEGTTKKILENRAFVYIGRISYGIYIYHKFIYNHYHNSPANPVVKLLNKLPLIEQNMTLKIIFLYLITIAVATVSWYVIEKPINNLKEKFNY
- a CDS encoding OmpA family protein; the protein is MIFTFQSTYSIQAVITTFYKFGLVIFLLIGQCVQAQPKVQWASKVLAFSSERVDANSPGPKYRAIQVIGSPNKLPQTGESACAWSPAGADTYAEEFIKVGFETPTKIKQICIGENFNAGSVIRVLAYDSLDKEYILHENKEDGLVGKGRMWNIIIPQTEFKVFAIKLILAPAKVSGYNQIDAIGISEIELPFEAKINHAKDIPKDVTKENLGRTINTQKREVAPIITPDGKTLFFTREGHDMNIGKTKRQDVWVSKILPDGTWGEAENIGSPINTDEHNAVSTISADGKTIYLVNVYMPDGTYRPGLSKSKRNKLGWDFPKEERINDYYNLNSYTEFTIAPNGKVLIMACQRKDSKGDKDLYVSFLNNDGIWSKPVNLGATINTAENESTPFIAADGRTIYFSTAGFPGYGDSDIFLSRRLDSTWTKWSEPENIGNLINTPKWDGYFTIPASGEFAYLSSEERSIGAEDIFRIRLFPSIKPEPVAIISGTVVNAFDKRPIAANVMMEVLNDSLNKETIVAEFNPDTGEYKMVVPLKKSYSLNASKKGFVSISESLDLTKERRFREIKKNINLIPVKEGQTMILNNLFFEQSKYDILPESYSELNRIIELMKEYQSMQVIIEGHTDGSGDDIMLNVKLSQNRANEVKKYLVENGHIDPARIQTKGWGQSKPIASNSTEETRKKNRRVEFTILKL
- a CDS encoding c-type cytochrome, with the protein product MKKSFLTVAVVLGIASVSKAQTKIPPDVEKLLQKNTCLACHKVDTRLVGPAYVEVMKKKKYKPEQIVELIYKPKPSNWEGYPPMAALPNVPKDEAMKIAKWISSLK
- a CDS encoding septum formation initiator family protein, with protein sequence MRIYIPRFIHKYRFYVVTLVGLLLWIAFFDGSNLIAQFRLWQKLSELEEQQEYYVEELKKVKKEEHEVMGNQSSMEKFAREQYLMKKSGETVFVIVDEDNKSIEKENEEE
- the eno gene encoding phosphopyruvate hydratase, which gives rise to MSQIVRVHARQILDSRGNPTVEVDVLTDNGYLGRAAVPSGASTGVHEAVELRDDDSKIYQGKGVLKAVKNVNESIASEILGANVFEQNLIDQIMIDLDGTPNKGNLGANAILGVSLAVAKAAAYEAGLSLFRYLGGVNANTLPVPMMNILNGGSHADNSIDFQEFMVMPAKAESFSHALQMGTDIFHNLKKVLKSKGYSTNVGDEGGFAPNIKSNEEAIEIVLQSIEKAGFKPGEDVFIAMDAAASEFYNAETGLYTFKKSDGKQLNSLEMAAYWESWVSKYPIISIEDGMAEDDWAGWAEQTKLIGGKCQLVGDDLFVTNVKRLQEGIDKGIANAILVKVNQIGSLTETINAVNLAHKNKYKSIMSHRSGETEDATIADLAVALNTGQIKTGSASRSDRMAKYNQLLRIEEELGSAAVFPGLKF